The Neodiprion virginianus isolate iyNeoVirg1 chromosome 5, iyNeoVirg1.1, whole genome shotgun sequence genome contains a region encoding:
- the LOC124305105 gene encoding activator of 90 kDa heat shock protein ATPase homolog 1: MAKWGEGDPRWIVEERPDATNVNNWHWTEKNACQWSQDKLKELFVNLVIQGDSVKCKVTEFEKCEGEAVANNRKGKLIFFYEWNLVLKWVLEDSGEETIAGKINIPNLSEENDVSEVDIEITLKDSTDKGEAVKHFLHTKGKDTIREKLHQYVSSLKEEFSKGMILPKKESMNEKISNMTSGFDAKMHMNTVVESNSQKLGCKITTTTVKQQQKFQCRAEEFYNMFTSTEMVQAFTKGPVKLDAKKNGKFELFGGNIHGEFVELSPSKIVQSWRCKQWPAEHYSKVTLEINEKNDHTEVKLTQTGVPSNEADTTKENWERYYWDAIKRTFGFGYFM; this comes from the exons ATGGCCAAGTGGGGCGAAGGAGACCCTCGGTGGATTGTCGAAGAGAGACCAGATGCAACGAATGTCAACAATTGGCACTG GACCGAGAAAAATGCCTGTCAATGGTCGCAGGATAAGTTAAAGGAATTATTTGTCAACCTAGTTATTCAAGGAGATAGTG TGAAATGCAAGGTgacagagtttgaaaaatgtgaagGAGAAGCTGTTGCCAACAATAGGAAAgggaaattaatatttttttatgaatggAATTTAGTACTCAAATGGGTACTTGAAGACAGTGGAGAAGAAACTATTGCCGGGAAGATAAATATACCAAATTTGTCTGAAGAAAATGACGTCTCAGAAGTCGAT ATTGAAATTACTCTAAAAGATAGTACAGACAAAGGGGAAGCAGTAAAACATTTTCTACATACCAAAGGAAAGGATACAATTAGGGAAAAATTACATCAATACGTATCATCGCTGAAAGAAG AGTTCAGCAAAGGCATGATATTGCCGAAGAAAGAAAGCatgaacgaaaaaatatccaaCATGACGTCTGGGTTTGATGCTAAG ATGCATATGAATACTGTTGTCGAATCGAATAGTCAAAAACTTGGTTgtaaaataacaacaacaaccgTGAAGCAGCAACAAAAATTCCAGTGCCGAGCAGAGGAGTTCTACAACATGTTCACGTCTACTGAG ATGGTTCAAGCTTTCACAAAAGGCCCGGTGAAACTGGATGCgaaaaagaatggaaaattcGAATTGTTTGGAGGAAATATACATGGAGAATTCGTTGAATTATCGCCGTCTAAGATAGTACAAAGCTGGCGATGCAAACAGTGGCCTGCTGAGCACTATAGCAAAGTGACACttgaaataaatgagaaaaatgacCATACCGAAGTCAAATTAACTCAAACTGGCGTACCATCAAA TGAAGCAGACACCACGAAGGAGAATTGGGAGAGGTACTACTGGGATGCTATCAAGAGGACGTTCGGATTTGGTTACTTTATGTGA
- the LOC124305137 gene encoding adrenodoxin-like protein 2, mitochondrial, producing the protein MALLAKNISCIVETAFLRSALGLTSTKILKPRRILLHSTKLNYAKEALSQKPEIKVTFIRASGERIEAKGKEGDSLLDVIVNNDIDLDGFGACEGTLTCSTCHLIFSKEVYDSLPSKPTDEELDMLDLAFDLTDTSRLGCQITLSKELDGLEVRVPATINDARS; encoded by the exons ATGGCATTATTGGCTAAAAACATTTCATGCATTGTGGAAACCGCGTTTCTGCGAAGCGCTCTTGGGCTAACCTCCACGAAAATTCTTAAGCCAAGAAGAATTTTACTACACTCAACAAAACTGAATTACGCTAAGGAAGCCCTTTCGCAAAAACCAGA aATAAAGGTAACATTCATTAGGGCGAGTGGAGAAAGAATTGAAGCCAAAGGAAAGGAGGGAGATAGTCTTTTAGACGTAATAGTTAACAATGACATCGATTTGGATGGTTTTG GTGCCTGCGAAGGTACGCTTACGTGCAGCACCTGCCATTTGATATTTTCTAAGGAGGTCTACGATTCCCTGCCTTCGAAACCGACCGATGAGGAATTGGACATGCTTGATTTGGCCTTTGATCTGACAGATAC TTCTCGACTAGGATGCCAAATTACGTTGAGCAAAGAACTAGATGGCCTAGAAGTACGGGTACCAGCTACCATAAATGACGCAAGGTCATAA